One genomic region from Phragmites australis chromosome 1, lpPhrAust1.1, whole genome shotgun sequence encodes:
- the LOC133911590 gene encoding GDSL esterase/lipase At1g09390-like: MAPPPTRSGGVASAAVVMVVLAVAVLAAVLVAGDGGSGEGAAACGRRPVVFAFGDSNTDTGGAAAGMGYYFPLPEGRAFFRRATGRLSDGRLVIDYLCESLNMSYLSPYLEALGSDFTGGANFAISGATTLPANAPFALHVQLQQFLHFKQRSLDLIARGERGPVDADGFRNALYLIDIGQNDLSAAFGSGAPYDDIIHQRIPAVISEIKDAIMTLYYNGAKYFWVHGTGPLGCLPQKLAAPRADDSDLDHSGCLKPLNDASYEFNNQLRAVCDQLSSQLRGATIVCTDVLAIKYELIANHTAYGFEEPLMACCGYGGPPYNYNANVSCLGPGFRVCEDGAKFVSWDGVHYTDAANAVVAAKILSSEFSTPKLPFGYFCKE; the protein is encoded by the exons ATGGCGCCACCTCCCACCCGCAGCGGCGGTGTGGCTTCTGCCGCGGTGgtgatggtcgtgctcgcggtcgCGGTTCTTGCGGCGGTGTtggtggccggagatggcggctCGGGGGAGGGTGCAGCGGCGTGCGGGCGGCGCCCCGTGGTGTTCGCGTTCGGGGACTCCAACACGGACACgggcggcgccgcggcggggATGGGGTACTACTTCCCGCTCCCCGAGGGCCGCGCCTTCTTCCGCCGCGCCACCGGCCGCCTCTCCGACGGCCGCCTCGTCATCGACTACCTCT GTGAGAGCCTGAACATGAGCTACCTCAGCCCGTACCTGGAGGCCCTGGGCTCCGACTTCACCGGCGGCGCCAACTTCGCCATCTCCGGCGCCACCACCCTCCCCGCCAACGCCCCCTTCGCGCTCCACGTCCAGCTCCAGCAGTTCCTCCACTTCAAACAGCGATCCCTCGACCTCATCGCACGAG gcgagagaggtccgGTCGACGCCGATGGGTTCCGGAACGCGCTCTACCTCATCGACATCGGGCAGAACGACCTGTCCGCCGCGTTTGGGAGCGGGGCGCCCTACGACGACATCATCCATCAGAGGATTCCGGCCGTGATATCAGAGATAAAAGACGCTATTATG ACTCTGTACTACAACGGCGCAAAGTACTTTTGGGTCCACGGCACCGGCCCTCTGGGCTGCCTGCCCCAGAAGCTCGCCGCGCCGAGAGCCGACGACAGCGACCTCGACCACAGCGGCTGCCTGAAACCCCTCAACGACGCCTCCTACGAGTTCAACAACCAGCTCCGCGCCGTCTGCGACCAGCTGAGCTCGCAGCTGCGAGGCGCCACGATCGTCTGCACCGATGTCCTGGCCATCAAGTACGAGCTTATCGCCAACCACACCGCCTACG GATTCGAGGAGCCGCTGATGGCGTGCTGCGGCTACGGCGGGCCGCCCTACAACTACAACGCCAACGTGAGCTGCCTCGGCCCGGGCTTCCGGGTGTGCGAGGACGGCGCCAAGTTCGTCAGCTGGGACGGCGTGCACTACACCGACGCCGCCaacgccgtcgtcgccgccaaGATCCTCTCGAGCGAGTTCTCCACGCCCAAGCTGCCCTTCGGTTACTTCTGCAAGGAATGA